Proteins encoded in a region of the Catenulispora sp. EB89 genome:
- a CDS encoding glycoside hydrolase family 6 protein codes for MEHGNDRNDRKARRLTSAFVAATVTLGVAGGLAALTTASSNAATTPGCTAVYSTTWDSGSGFGAQVVITNNGPAWTNWTLTYSYAGNQTLQNGWNGTWSQSGSNVTVANASYNGAVASGGSVTPAGNFTYSGTNAAPTSFAVNGITCGGTTPPTTTPSTTPSTTPSTTPSTTPSTTPSTTPSTTPSTTPSTGGGGGGHVANPFVGASQYLSPDYTGEVNAQVAADQSSNPTLAASEAKMAGYSTAVWMDHIGAIAGDPGSVHHGLQWHLDQALSQQKAGTPITFEVVIYDLPGRDCAAIASNGEIPATAAGLTEYESQYIDPISTILANPKYAGIRIVAVIEPDSLPNAVTNQSKPACATATPFYESGVEYALNKLHAISNVYNYVDIAHSAWLGWSSNMGPAAQEFAKVARATTAGLSSIDGFISDTANYTPTTEPFLPNSTLQVGGNPLDSAKFYQYNPYFDEYDYDQAMYSQLVGQGFSPNIGMLIDTSRNGWGGPNRPTALNSSPTTVDTYVAANKVDQRPFRGDWCNQAGAGIGARPTVLPYGSSNHIIAFVWIKPPGESDGDYVTATHPHGDPHCDPNGTNTDGNGGTYSTGSLASGDVPAGQWFAAEFQQEVENAYPAL; via the coding sequence ATGGAACATGGCAATGATCGCAATGACCGCAAGGCTCGACGGCTCACCAGCGCGTTCGTGGCCGCGACCGTGACGCTCGGGGTCGCGGGCGGGCTCGCCGCGCTCACGACGGCGAGTTCGAACGCCGCGACGACGCCCGGGTGCACCGCCGTGTACTCGACGACGTGGGACTCCGGGAGCGGCTTCGGAGCGCAGGTGGTCATCACGAACAACGGCCCCGCGTGGACGAACTGGACGCTCACCTATTCCTACGCCGGGAACCAGACGCTGCAGAACGGCTGGAACGGGACCTGGTCGCAGTCGGGGAGCAACGTCACCGTCGCCAACGCCTCCTACAACGGCGCGGTGGCCTCCGGCGGGTCCGTGACCCCGGCGGGGAACTTCACGTACTCCGGGACCAACGCGGCGCCGACGTCGTTCGCGGTCAACGGGATCACCTGCGGCGGGACGACGCCGCCGACCACGACGCCGTCGACGACCCCGTCGACCACGCCGTCCACCACCCCCTCGACGACGCCGTCCACGACGCCGTCGACCACCCCCTCCACGACGCCGTCCACGACGCCCAGCACCGGCGGCGGCGGGGGCGGCCACGTCGCCAACCCGTTCGTCGGCGCCTCGCAGTATCTGAGCCCTGACTACACCGGCGAGGTCAACGCCCAGGTGGCCGCCGACCAGTCGTCGAACCCGACGCTGGCGGCCTCCGAGGCGAAGATGGCCGGCTACTCGACCGCGGTGTGGATGGACCACATCGGCGCGATCGCCGGCGACCCGGGCAGCGTGCACCACGGCCTGCAGTGGCACCTGGACCAGGCGCTGAGCCAGCAGAAGGCGGGGACCCCGATCACCTTCGAGGTCGTCATCTACGACCTGCCGGGCCGGGACTGTGCCGCGATCGCGTCCAACGGCGAGATCCCGGCGACCGCGGCCGGCCTGACGGAGTACGAGTCGCAGTACATCGACCCGATCTCCACGATCCTGGCGAACCCGAAGTACGCCGGCATCCGGATCGTGGCGGTCATCGAGCCGGACTCGCTGCCGAACGCGGTCACCAACCAGAGCAAGCCCGCGTGCGCGACCGCGACGCCGTTCTACGAGTCAGGGGTCGAATACGCGCTGAACAAGCTGCACGCGATCTCCAACGTCTACAACTACGTGGACATCGCGCACTCGGCGTGGCTGGGCTGGTCCTCCAACATGGGCCCGGCGGCGCAGGAGTTCGCGAAGGTGGCCCGGGCCACGACCGCCGGCCTGAGCAGCATCGACGGTTTCATCTCGGACACCGCGAACTACACCCCGACCACCGAGCCGTTCCTGCCGAACTCCACCCTGCAGGTCGGCGGCAACCCGCTGGACTCGGCGAAGTTCTACCAGTACAACCCGTACTTCGACGAGTACGACTACGACCAGGCGATGTACAGCCAGCTGGTCGGCCAGGGCTTCTCGCCGAACATCGGGATGCTCATCGACACCTCGCGCAACGGCTGGGGCGGCCCGAACCGCCCGACCGCGCTGAACTCCTCCCCGACGACCGTCGACACCTACGTCGCGGCCAACAAGGTCGACCAGCGCCCGTTCCGCGGCGACTGGTGCAACCAGGCCGGCGCCGGCATCGGGGCCCGGCCGACGGTCCTGCCGTACGGCTCGTCCAACCACATCATCGCCTTCGTGTGGATCAAGCCGCCGGGTGAGTCGGACGGCGACTACGTGACCGCCACGCACCCGCACGGCGACCCGCACTGCGACCCGAACGGCACCAACACCGACGGCAACGGCGGGACCTACTCGACCGGCTCGCTGGCCAGTGGCGACGTGCCGGCCGGGCAGTGGTTCGCCGCCGAATTCCAACAGGAGGTGGAGAACGCCTACCCCGCGCTGTAG
- the xylB gene encoding xylulokinase, with product MSLVAGVDSSTQSCKVVIRDVDSGALVRQGSAPHPPGTAVDPEAWWQALHAAIEEAGGLDGVEALAVGGQQHGMVCLDEHGQVIRPALLWNDTRSAHAADELVRELGAEAWAQAVGSVPVASFTVTKLRWLAEHEPENAARVAAVCLPHDWLTWRLRGSTDISELTTDRSDASGTGYWSPNTGEYRPDLLARALGREVAVPRVAGVREVVGHYGDIALAPGAGDNAAAALGLGARVGDVVVSIGTSGTVFAVSDLATAEATGTVAGFADATGRHLPLVCTLNAARVLDAASAMAGVDLDELSRLALSAPPGADGLTLIPYLEGERTPNLPDAAGSIHGLRLANATAAHLARAAVEGMLCGLADGLDALTELGVPVGRVLLIGGGARSEAVRAVAPSILGYPVTVPPPGEYVADGAAAQAAWALAGSDDPPRRVTQGTETYDGKPLPEIRERYHEFRDRAA from the coding sequence GTGAGCCTGGTCGCCGGCGTCGACTCCTCGACGCAGTCGTGCAAGGTCGTGATCCGCGACGTGGACAGCGGAGCCCTGGTGCGCCAGGGCTCCGCTCCGCACCCGCCAGGCACCGCGGTCGACCCCGAGGCGTGGTGGCAGGCGCTGCACGCCGCCATCGAGGAGGCCGGCGGCCTGGACGGCGTCGAAGCGCTCGCGGTCGGCGGCCAGCAGCATGGCATGGTGTGCCTCGACGAGCACGGCCAGGTGATCCGGCCGGCGCTGCTGTGGAACGACACCCGCTCCGCGCATGCCGCCGACGAACTCGTGCGCGAACTCGGCGCCGAGGCCTGGGCCCAGGCCGTCGGCTCGGTCCCGGTGGCCTCGTTCACCGTGACCAAGCTCCGCTGGCTCGCCGAGCACGAGCCCGAGAACGCGGCGCGCGTCGCAGCGGTCTGTCTTCCGCACGACTGGCTCACCTGGCGGCTGCGCGGCAGCACCGACATCAGTGAGCTGACCACCGACCGCAGCGACGCCTCCGGCACCGGCTACTGGTCGCCGAACACCGGCGAGTACCGCCCCGACCTGCTCGCCAGGGCGCTCGGCCGGGAGGTCGCCGTGCCGCGCGTCGCCGGGGTCCGCGAGGTCGTCGGGCACTACGGCGACATCGCGCTGGCCCCCGGCGCCGGCGACAACGCCGCCGCGGCGCTCGGCCTCGGCGCGCGCGTCGGCGACGTCGTCGTGTCGATCGGCACCTCGGGAACCGTGTTCGCGGTCAGCGACCTGGCGACCGCCGAGGCCACCGGCACCGTCGCGGGCTTCGCCGACGCGACCGGCCGCCACCTCCCGCTGGTCTGCACGCTCAACGCCGCGCGCGTCCTGGACGCCGCCTCGGCGATGGCCGGCGTCGACCTCGACGAGCTCTCCCGGTTGGCGCTGTCCGCACCGCCCGGGGCCGACGGCCTCACGCTGATCCCGTACCTCGAAGGCGAGCGCACCCCGAACCTGCCCGACGCCGCCGGCTCGATCCACGGCCTGCGGCTGGCCAACGCGACCGCCGCGCACCTGGCGCGCGCGGCGGTGGAGGGCATGCTCTGCGGCCTGGCCGACGGTCTGGACGCGCTGACCGAGCTCGGCGTCCCGGTCGGGCGGGTCCTGCTCATCGGCGGCGGTGCGCGCTCGGAGGCCGTCCGGGCCGTCGCCCCGTCGATCCTCGGCTATCCGGTGACCGTGCCGCCCCCGGGCGAGTACGTGGCCGACGGCGCGGCGGCGCAAGCGGCCTGGGCCCTGGCCGGCTCCGACGACCCGCCCCGGCGCGTGACGCAGGGCACTGAAACGTACGACGGCAAGCCGCTCCCGGAGATCCGGGAGCGCTACCACGAGTTCCGCGATCGCGCCGCCTGA
- a CDS encoding cellulase family glycosylhydrolase gives MSPRLRAALGAVAGVALAAGSATAAVLVPGTASAATAVQCQVTYSISSDWGTGFTANVTIANVGASAWSSWTLGYSYGGNQTLQNGWNGTWSQSGHAVTVANASYNGSVAAGANTSIGANFTYTGSNAAPTVFSVDGTACNGVGSPSSTPSTTPSTTPSTTPSTTPSTTPSTTPSTTPSSTPPSSGAPALHVSGNQLVDGTGKVFVPHGVNRSGAEFACVQGKSIFDGPVDDASVAAIASWKANIVRVPLNEDCWLGESNVLPQYGGATYQAAIEGFVSLLHQHGLAVILDLHWTDGVYTGQSSACSVATATCQKPMPDAAKAPAFWASVAGAFKNDQSTVFDLFNEPYPDFAAGFNSAAGWSCWQNGGTCTGITYQVAGMQSLVNAVRGAGANNVLMLGGVAYSNDLSQWLAHEPTDPLHNLAASWHSYNFNSCSSSSCWDSQVAPVIAQVPVIPGEIGENDCGHSYIDTLMAWLDSHHTGYSAWTWNTWDCSQGPSLISAYDGTPTAYGAGYKAHLATF, from the coding sequence ATGTCCCCGCGACTGAGGGCGGCGCTCGGCGCCGTGGCCGGGGTGGCGCTGGCGGCGGGTTCGGCGACCGCCGCGGTGCTCGTGCCCGGAACCGCGAGCGCCGCCACGGCGGTCCAGTGTCAGGTCACGTATTCGATCAGCAGCGATTGGGGGACGGGTTTCACCGCGAACGTCACGATCGCGAACGTCGGCGCCAGCGCGTGGTCGTCCTGGACGCTGGGGTACTCCTACGGGGGGAACCAGACGTTGCAGAACGGCTGGAACGGCACGTGGTCGCAGTCCGGCCACGCCGTGACGGTCGCCAACGCCTCCTACAACGGCTCGGTGGCGGCCGGCGCGAACACCAGCATCGGCGCCAACTTCACCTACACCGGCAGCAACGCCGCGCCGACCGTGTTCAGCGTCGACGGCACCGCGTGCAACGGCGTGGGCTCGCCGTCCTCGACGCCGAGCACCACACCCAGCACGACGCCGAGTACGACCCCCAGTACGACGCCGAGCACGACCCCGAGCACGACGCCCAGCACAACCCCGAGCTCCACTCCCCCGTCGTCCGGCGCCCCGGCGCTGCACGTCTCGGGCAACCAGCTCGTGGACGGCACCGGGAAGGTCTTCGTCCCGCACGGGGTGAACCGCTCGGGCGCGGAGTTCGCGTGCGTCCAGGGCAAGAGCATCTTCGACGGTCCGGTCGACGACGCCTCGGTGGCCGCGATCGCGTCCTGGAAGGCGAACATCGTCCGGGTGCCGCTGAACGAGGACTGCTGGCTCGGGGAGTCGAACGTGCTGCCGCAGTACGGCGGCGCGACGTACCAGGCCGCGATCGAGGGCTTCGTCAGCCTGCTGCACCAGCACGGCCTGGCGGTCATCCTCGACCTGCACTGGACCGACGGCGTCTACACCGGCCAGTCCTCGGCCTGTTCGGTGGCCACCGCGACCTGCCAGAAGCCGATGCCGGACGCGGCCAAAGCCCCGGCGTTCTGGGCCTCGGTGGCCGGCGCGTTCAAGAACGACCAGTCGACGGTCTTCGACCTCTTCAACGAGCCGTACCCGGACTTCGCCGCCGGCTTCAACTCCGCGGCCGGCTGGTCGTGCTGGCAGAACGGCGGCACCTGCACCGGCATCACATACCAGGTCGCCGGGATGCAGTCGCTCGTGAACGCGGTGCGGGGCGCCGGGGCGAACAATGTCCTGATGCTCGGCGGGGTGGCCTACTCGAACGACCTGAGCCAGTGGCTGGCGCACGAGCCGACGGACCCGCTGCACAACCTCGCGGCCTCGTGGCACTCGTACAACTTCAACTCGTGCTCGTCCTCGTCGTGCTGGGACTCCCAGGTCGCGCCGGTCATCGCGCAGGTGCCGGTGATCCCCGGGGAGATCGGGGAGAACGACTGCGGGCACTCCTACATCGACACGCTGATGGCGTGGCTGGACAGCCACCACACCGGGTACTCGGCGTGGACGTGGAACACCTGGGACTGTTCTCAGGGTCCTTCGTTGATCAGCGCCTACGACGGGACGCCGACGGCTTACGGCGCCGGGTACAAGGCGCACCTGGCCACGTTCTGA
- a CDS encoding LacI family DNA-binding transcriptional regulator — protein MTRSATPGPRPTLADVAAMAGVSPATASRVLNGTAGVSGTARTEVHNAVSRLSYVRQRARASRRFKVSSIAAVVCEDGVRLFADTFFSRILLGAGQALRSGDIQLVLLVVRGPADHGSVERYLSKGLADGVLLISAHDRDPLVPMLRAMRVPTIAAGRPMTPGEMPYVDADNRSGAHEAVRHLLNSGRHKVVSIAGPPDMAVGADRRAGYRDAISEAGAVGNIVYGDFTPTSGEHAMQRLLEHHPDLDAVFAASDLMALGALRALRRAGRRIPDDVAVVGFDDAPLALHTDPRLTTVRQPVEDMGEAMARHLTRRLIGEVDMPPATVFRTELVTRDSG, from the coding sequence ATGACCCGTTCCGCCACCCCGGGTCCGCGCCCCACCCTGGCCGACGTGGCCGCGATGGCCGGCGTGTCCCCGGCCACCGCCTCGCGTGTGCTCAACGGCACCGCGGGCGTCAGCGGCACCGCCCGCACCGAGGTGCACAACGCCGTGTCGCGGCTGTCCTACGTCCGGCAGCGGGCCCGTGCCTCGCGCCGCTTCAAGGTCAGCTCGATCGCCGCGGTGGTCTGCGAGGACGGCGTACGCCTGTTCGCGGACACGTTCTTCTCCCGGATCCTGCTCGGCGCCGGCCAGGCGCTGCGCTCCGGGGACATCCAGCTGGTGCTGCTGGTGGTGCGCGGACCGGCCGACCACGGCTCGGTCGAGCGCTACCTGTCCAAGGGGCTCGCCGACGGCGTCCTGCTGATCAGCGCCCACGACCGGGACCCGCTGGTCCCGATGCTGCGGGCGATGCGCGTGCCGACGATCGCCGCCGGCCGGCCGATGACGCCGGGGGAGATGCCCTACGTCGACGCCGACAACCGCTCGGGCGCGCACGAGGCCGTCCGGCACCTGCTGAACTCCGGGCGCCACAAGGTGGTCTCCATCGCCGGGCCGCCCGACATGGCGGTGGGCGCCGACCGCCGCGCCGGCTACCGGGACGCGATCTCCGAGGCCGGCGCCGTCGGCAACATCGTCTACGGCGACTTCACCCCGACCTCCGGCGAGCACGCGATGCAGCGGCTGCTGGAGCACCACCCCGACCTCGACGCGGTGTTCGCCGCCTCCGACCTGATGGCCCTGGGCGCCCTGCGCGCCCTGCGGCGGGCCGGCCGGCGGATCCCGGACGACGTCGCGGTCGTCGGCTTCGACGACGCCCCGCTGGCCCTGCACACCGATCCCCGCCTGACCACCGTCCGGCAGCCCGTGGAGGACATGGGCGAGGCGATGGCGCGGCACCTCACCAGGCGGCTCATCGGGGAGGTCGACATGCCTCCGGCGACGGTGTTCCGCACCGAGCTGGTGACACGCGACTCCGGCTGA